One genomic region from Jilunia laotingensis encodes:
- a CDS encoding acetyltransferase, which produces METKKIIFFGTGAVSAEFTSYLEDSKWGEDSNIEIKGYVASDQDGIKNWRMYGYSKPFLGLLSEYEIQEEDYFILALGNAKVKRGIVDIISSKGGKFLNLIHPTSTIAKTATLGIGNIVSPFVMIGPNVKIGNFNLLTSQSIVSHDSVVGDYNFFATALLCGHTTVGDDNYMGIRATTVPEISIGDRNKIQAGMILDKNVGDDSTVFYRYKEKLLAIPQ; this is translated from the coding sequence ACAGGCGCTGTTTCTGCTGAATTCACATCCTATTTGGAGGATAGTAAATGGGGGGAAGACTCAAATATCGAAATAAAAGGATACGTGGCCTCGGATCAGGATGGTATAAAGAACTGGCGAATGTATGGTTATTCCAAGCCCTTTTTGGGACTTTTATCGGAATATGAAATACAGGAAGAGGATTATTTTATTTTAGCTTTGGGCAATGCAAAGGTCAAGAGGGGGATTGTCGATATTATTTCCAGTAAAGGAGGAAAGTTCCTTAATCTAATCCACCCCACTTCAACAATTGCTAAAACAGCGACATTGGGTATCGGGAACATAGTATCTCCCTTCGTCATGATTGGTCCTAATGTCAAAATTGGCAATTTTAACTTGTTGACATCCCAAAGCATTGTTAGCCATGACTCGGTAGTGGGAGATTATAATTTCTTTGCGACGGCATTGCTTTGTGGGCATACGACAGTGGGCGATGATAACTATATGGGTATCCGGGCTACGACAGTGCCGGAAATTAGCATTGGAGACAGGAATAAAATTCAGGCCGGTATGATTTTGGATAAAAATGTAGGTGATGACTCGACCGTATTTTACAGGTATAAGGAAAAGCTCCTGGCTATTCCCCAATAA
- a CDS encoding aminotransferase class I/II-fold pyridoxal phosphate-dependent enzyme encodes MDKRIYLCLAHMSGKEQDYIKEAFDTNWVVPLGPNVNAFEEELKHFVGQNKEVVALSAGTAAIHLGLIQLGVEAGDEVICQSFTFCASANPVTYLGAVPVFVDSEEDTWNMDPALLEEAIKDRIEKTGKKPKAIVPVHLYGMPAKIDEICAIAAKYDIPVLEDAAEALGSEFEGRKCGTFGKFGALSFNGNKMITTSGGGALVTEDEASKRETMFYATQAREAFPYYEHQKIGYNYRMSNICAGIGCGQMTVLDEHVAHHRHVHALYEKGFADVDGISLKSNPDSRFNANYWLCTILIDPEKTGTNYEEVRLKLDGKGIETRPLWKPMHLQPVYAQNPCYVNGVSEKLFDMGLCIPAGPCVTDGDVEYIVEQIKRCCNG; translated from the coding sequence ATGGACAAACGAATTTATCTTTGCCTGGCTCACATGAGCGGCAAGGAGCAAGATTATATCAAGGAAGCTTTTGATACCAATTGGGTGGTTCCACTCGGCCCCAATGTGAATGCTTTCGAGGAAGAATTGAAACATTTTGTAGGACAAAATAAAGAAGTGGTCGCTTTATCAGCGGGTACGGCAGCAATCCATTTAGGATTAATTCAGCTCGGTGTAGAAGCTGGTGACGAGGTGATTTGCCAGTCGTTCACCTTCTGTGCGTCGGCTAATCCGGTAACTTACCTGGGAGCTGTCCCGGTATTCGTGGACAGCGAGGAAGATACCTGGAATATGGATCCTGCCTTATTGGAGGAAGCGATAAAAGATCGAATTGAGAAGACGGGCAAGAAGCCCAAGGCAATTGTTCCTGTGCATCTTTACGGGATGCCTGCCAAGATTGATGAGATCTGCGCCATCGCAGCGAAATACGATATTCCTGTACTGGAGGATGCTGCCGAAGCTTTAGGCTCTGAATTTGAGGGCCGTAAGTGCGGCACCTTCGGTAAATTCGGTGCCTTGTCGTTTAATGGCAACAAGATGATCACTACCTCGGGAGGCGGGGCACTTGTAACGGAAGACGAAGCCTCTAAGAGAGAGACCATGTTTTATGCCACCCAGGCCCGTGAAGCCTTCCCTTACTATGAACATCAAAAGATCGGTTATAATTACCGGATGAGCAATATTTGCGCAGGCATCGGTTGTGGTCAAATGACGGTGTTAGACGAGCATGTCGCCCACCACCGCCATGTACACGCCTTGTATGAGAAAGGATTTGCTGACGTGGATGGGATTTCCTTGAAGTCGAACCCCGACAGTCGTTTCAATGCAAATTACTGGTTGTGTACCATCCTGATCGACCCGGAAAAGACTGGTACTAATTATGAGGAAGTCCGTCTCAAGTTGGATGGGAAAGGCATCGAAACACGTCCTTTATGGAAGCCTATGCATTTGCAGCCCGTCTACGCACAGAATCCGTGTTATGTAAACGGTGTCTCCGAGAAGTTGTTCGACATGGGCTTATGTATCCCAGCCGGACCTTGTGTGACCGACGGGGATGTGGAGTATATTGTAGAGCAGATAAAAAGGTGCTGTAATGGGTGA
- a CDS encoding transposase, with amino-acid sequence MAKIQNISEIHPTLGFPEFDILEKYRKSFHASELGSLHSVFPFESIAKETGLSQSRLGRRNCFSPSAKIALMVLKAYTGFSDRLLVEHLNGNIHYQLFCGIMIDPSCPITNYKIISAIRNEVASRLDIDSLQKILASHWKPYLENLHVCMTDATCYESHMRFPTDMKLLWESIEWLYRHVCMHCGKLGIRRPRNKYADVAVSYLSYCKKRKRKASRTRMLKRRMIRLLEKLIIQRDDIHREHGSLLKYTQDYQKRLSIISKVLVQEKKLFEGRKVSDRIVSIDRHYVHPIVRGKEVKSVEFGAKVNNIQIDGISFIEHVSFKAFNEGIRLKDCIHMHQKLMNVRVRCVAADSIYANNANRKFCTKYGISTSFVRKGRAAKDEAVRKALRSELSRERATRLEGSFGTQKQHYSLSKIKARNRKTEILWIFFGIHTANAILMIDKIKNGQKKAA; translated from the coding sequence ATGGCGAAGATACAAAATATTTCAGAAATTCACCCTACTTTAGGGTTTCCAGAATTCGATATTCTGGAAAAATATCGTAAGAGTTTTCATGCGAGTGAACTTGGCAGTCTTCATTCCGTGTTTCCGTTCGAGAGTATAGCCAAAGAGACAGGCCTTTCACAATCCCGCTTGGGTCGCAGGAACTGTTTCAGTCCTTCCGCGAAGATAGCCCTTATGGTACTGAAGGCTTATACCGGATTCTCTGACAGGCTGCTGGTAGAACATCTTAACGGAAACATACATTATCAGCTGTTTTGCGGTATCATGATAGACCCGTCCTGCCCCATAACCAACTACAAGATAATCAGCGCTATCCGTAATGAGGTTGCATCCCGTCTTGACATCGACTCCCTTCAGAAAATCCTTGCCTCACACTGGAAGCCTTATCTTGAGAACCTTCACGTGTGTATGACCGATGCCACATGTTATGAAAGTCATATGCGTTTCCCTACGGACATGAAGCTCCTTTGGGAAAGCATCGAATGGCTCTACCGGCATGTCTGCATGCATTGTGGGAAACTCGGCATAAGGCGTCCCCGTAACAAATATGCGGATGTTGCGGTATCCTATCTATCCTATTGCAAGAAAAGAAAGAGGAAGGCTTCGAGGACAAGAATGCTGAAGCGTCGCATGATCAGACTCCTGGAAAAACTCATCATACAACGGGATGACATTCACAGAGAACACGGCTCTTTACTCAAATATACACAGGATTATCAGAAACGGCTTTCCATAATCAGCAAGGTCCTTGTACAGGAAAAGAAACTCTTTGAAGGCAGGAAGGTCAGTGACCGTATTGTCAGTATTGACCGTCATTACGTACACCCTATCGTAAGAGGTAAGGAAGTAAAATCTGTAGAGTTCGGTGCAAAGGTTAATAACATACAGATAGATGGAATCTCATTCATCGAGCACGTCTCTTTCAAGGCATTCAATGAGGGCATACGTCTGAAGGATTGTATCCATATGCATCAGAAACTGATGAATGTGAGGGTCAGATGTGTGGCCGCCGATTCCATATACGCCAATAATGCCAACAGGAAGTTCTGTACAAAATATGGGATATCAACCTCCTTTGTACGCAAGGGAAGAGCTGCAAAGGACGAGGCGGTGAGGAAGGCTCTCAGGAGTGAACTCTCGAGGGAAAGAGCCACCAGGCTTGAAGGCAGTTTCGGTACACAAAAACAGCATTATTCGCTATCGAAAATCAAAGCACGGAACAGGAAAACAGAAATCCTGTGGATTTTCTTTGGGATACATACGGCAAACGCAATATTGATGATTGATAAAATCAAAAACGGACAGAAGAAAGCTGCATAA
- a CDS encoding cytochrome-c peroxidase, translated as MMKHKLLFCVLLLGSFGLISCIHDSGNMRKRKELLGEQLFHDTSLSEPAGQSCATCHTLEKAFTDVDSRPVSEGAVKGLYSQRNAMTISYSMYVPDLYYDESEGTYVGGLFWDGRSPSLHSQAAIPFLNPVEMGNHNKCMVVDKVKRTPYYSEFIRIYGESENADSMYFYITDALAAYQSSKKVNSFSSKYDAYKKGNYTMTKQEKLGLELFQNKGLCAECHILDRDVRAHRTLFTDHTYDNLGIPKNPENPHYNVPAEYFLLTSDSIDLGLGAIVNKAEENGKFRVPTLRNVELTAPYGHNGYFKTLEEIVHFYNVRDVSNEFPPAEYTATVNKDELGDLKLTVDEEEALVAFMKTLTDGYVREKD; from the coding sequence ATTATGAAGCACAAACTGTTATTCTGCGTATTATTGTTGGGTTCGTTCGGTTTAATTTCCTGTATCCATGATTCGGGAAATATGCGAAAGAGAAAAGAGTTATTGGGTGAACAACTGTTTCATGATACATCCCTCTCCGAACCTGCCGGTCAATCATGTGCCACTTGTCATACACTTGAAAAAGCATTTACTGATGTCGATTCCCGCCCCGTTTCCGAAGGGGCTGTAAAAGGGCTTTATTCGCAAAGGAACGCAATGACTATTTCTTATTCAATGTATGTTCCGGATTTATATTATGACGAAAGTGAAGGTACCTATGTCGGTGGCTTATTTTGGGATGGACGCTCGCCTTCGTTACACTCTCAAGCAGCTATTCCTTTTCTGAACCCGGTCGAGATGGGCAATCACAATAAATGTATGGTGGTGGATAAGGTGAAGCGTACTCCCTATTATTCTGAGTTTATCCGAATCTATGGCGAGAGTGAAAATGCAGATTCCATGTATTTTTATATCACAGATGCCTTGGCTGCCTATCAGTCTTCTAAAAAGGTGAATTCTTTTTCTTCAAAATATGATGCGTATAAAAAAGGCAATTATACTATGACCAAGCAGGAAAAGCTGGGGCTTGAACTTTTCCAAAACAAAGGACTTTGTGCCGAGTGTCATATTCTTGACCGTGATGTGCGTGCCCACCGAACGCTTTTTACAGATCATACTTACGATAATTTAGGCATTCCCAAAAATCCGGAGAATCCCCATTATAATGTTCCTGCCGAATATTTTCTATTGACATCCGATTCCATTGATCTCGGATTGGGAGCCATTGTGAATAAAGCCGAGGAAAATGGAAAATTTCGTGTGCCTACACTACGTAATGTGGAGTTGACAGCACCTTATGGCCATAATGGTTATTTCAAGACTCTAGAAGAGATTGTTCATTTTTATAATGTCCGTGATGTAAGTAACGAATTTCCCCCTGCCGAGTATACGGCAACGGTAAATAAAGACGAGTTAGGAGATTTGAAGTTGACCGTTGATGAAGAGGAAGCTTTGGTGGCATTTATGAAAACTTTGACGGACGGATATGTGCGAGAGAAAGATTAG